Proteins from a genomic interval of Verrucomicrobium sp.:
- the mutL gene encoding DNA mismatch repair endonuclease MutL produces the protein MPRIQLLSENVANQIAAGEVIERPASVLKELLENSLDAGARQVSVRTRDGGRTLLEITDDGCGMGRDDALLCLERHATSKLKETDDLRRLASYGFRGEALPSIASVSRFLLQTCEPGALAGTEVSVQGGKLASVREAGLAPGTRIEVRSLFYNLPARRKFLRGDRTELAHLQHVLLLAGLARPDVGFQIVHDDAAPLRWPAGQDLERRIATLFGEGWRKELVPVEAQAEGLRLRGFVGQPGVSRGTRQEQFLFVNHRPVESRTLHFALQEGYHNSLMRGRYPVTVLFLDLDPAGVDVNIHPAKREVRFHDDAQIRFFVKRAVQEALQGYAAAPVSVPLSVREEPPAYAALTEVPPARQETFLSPEIARTPERPAPAFVPEARPAEPVPEHVSAPAPSALRSAAPLLPPEEAAANPLGLRILGIVARLYIVAESPEGLVLIDQHAAHERVLFEQMLERMRAGEVPSQRLLLPATVELPPREAEFLSRQLEPLAAVGVSLSAFGGNGAGGQAFLVDALPPMVAQKNVPELIRDLVADLQQEGGQTRKDRHLSEEVVAKTVCRRAVKANDRLSLPEAERLVTDLLACALPYTCPHGRPTMIQITKGELEKKFGRVV, from the coding sequence ATGCCGCGCATCCAGCTTCTTTCCGAAAACGTCGCCAACCAGATCGCGGCGGGCGAGGTGATCGAGCGGCCCGCGTCCGTCCTGAAGGAGCTTTTGGAAAACTCCCTGGACGCGGGGGCGCGGCAGGTTTCCGTCCGCACGCGCGACGGCGGCCGGACGCTGCTCGAAATCACCGACGACGGCTGCGGCATGGGCCGGGACGACGCGCTCCTCTGCCTGGAGCGGCACGCCACCAGCAAGCTGAAGGAAACGGACGACCTCCGCCGCCTGGCCTCCTACGGCTTCCGCGGGGAGGCGCTGCCCTCCATCGCCTCCGTCTCCCGCTTCCTCCTTCAGACCTGCGAGCCCGGCGCCCTGGCCGGGACGGAGGTCTCCGTGCAGGGGGGCAAGCTGGCCTCCGTCCGGGAGGCGGGCCTGGCTCCCGGCACGCGGATCGAGGTCCGCTCCCTTTTCTACAACCTGCCCGCGCGGCGGAAGTTCCTCCGGGGCGACCGGACGGAGCTGGCTCACCTTCAGCACGTCCTCCTTTTGGCGGGATTGGCCCGGCCCGACGTGGGCTTCCAGATCGTCCATGACGACGCGGCCCCCCTGCGCTGGCCGGCCGGGCAGGACCTGGAGCGGCGGATCGCCACCCTCTTCGGCGAGGGGTGGCGGAAGGAGCTGGTCCCTGTCGAGGCTCAGGCCGAGGGGCTGCGCCTGCGCGGCTTCGTCGGCCAGCCGGGCGTCAGCCGCGGCACGCGGCAGGAGCAGTTCCTCTTCGTCAACCACCGGCCGGTGGAGAGCCGGACCCTCCACTTCGCCCTTCAGGAGGGCTACCACAACTCCCTCATGCGGGGCCGCTATCCGGTCACCGTCCTTTTCCTCGACCTCGATCCCGCCGGGGTTGACGTGAACATCCACCCGGCCAAGCGGGAAGTCCGCTTCCACGACGACGCCCAGATCCGTTTCTTCGTGAAGCGCGCGGTGCAGGAGGCCCTCCAGGGCTACGCCGCCGCGCCGGTTTCCGTCCCCCTCTCCGTGCGGGAGGAGCCCCCCGCCTACGCCGCGCTGACGGAAGTGCCGCCCGCCCGGCAGGAGACCTTCCTCAGCCCGGAGATCGCGCGGACGCCGGAGCGGCCCGCGCCCGCCTTCGTTCCCGAGGCGCGCCCGGCGGAGCCGGTCCCCGAGCATGTTTCCGCCCCCGCGCCCAGCGCGCTGCGGAGCGCCGCGCCTCTCCTGCCGCCGGAGGAAGCCGCCGCCAACCCCCTGGGCTTGCGCATCCTGGGGATCGTCGCCCGTCTCTATATCGTCGCGGAAAGCCCGGAGGGCCTGGTCCTCATCGACCAGCACGCCGCGCACGAGCGGGTCCTCTTCGAGCAGATGCTGGAGCGGATGCGCGCCGGGGAGGTTCCCTCCCAGCGGCTCCTGTTGCCCGCCACCGTCGAGCTGCCGCCGCGCGAGGCCGAGTTCCTTTCCCGCCAGCTGGAGCCCCTGGCCGCGGTGGGCGTTTCCTTGAGCGCCTTCGGCGGGAACGGCGCGGGCGGCCAGGCCTTCCTGGTCGACGCCCTGCCGCCGATGGTCGCCCAGAAGAACGTGCCGGAGCTGATCCGCGACCTGGTCGCCGACCTCCAGCAGGAGGGCGGCCAGACGCGGAAGGACCGCCACCTTTCGGAAGAAGTCGTGGCCAAGACCGTCTGCCGCCGCGCCGTGAAGGCCAACGACCGCCTCTCCCTGCCGGAGGCCGAGCGGCTCGTCACCGACCTCCTGGCCTGCGCCCTGCCCTACACCTGCCCGCACGGCCGCCCCACCATGATCCAGATCACCAAGGGGGAGCTGGAAAAGAAGTTCGGGCGGGTCGTCTGA
- a CDS encoding L,D-transpeptidase family protein, whose product MRAALLLALLLPAAALASAPPPLVLPMPGTVPNQPRPVVPRGRDYYFDRSLSAVWWNPQPGVPLSRIEVRLSTLKLYAFQGDALVGIAPVSTGKEGHSTPTGRYKVLEKDPNHHSTEYGGFYNAKGDLLEANATPTMTPPEGAHYEPAPMPNFLRLTWDGVGLHAGYLPGYAASHGCIRLPKGFSKDLYDAVTVDTPVDIVP is encoded by the coding sequence ATGCGCGCGGCGCTCCTCCTCGCCCTCCTCCTGCCGGCGGCCGCCCTGGCCTCCGCGCCGCCGCCCTTGGTCCTGCCCATGCCGGGCACCGTGCCGAACCAGCCGCGCCCCGTCGTGCCGCGGGGGCGGGACTACTACTTCGACCGCTCCCTCTCCGCCGTCTGGTGGAATCCGCAGCCGGGCGTCCCCCTTAGCCGCATCGAGGTCCGCCTCTCCACCCTCAAGCTCTACGCCTTCCAGGGCGACGCCCTCGTCGGCATCGCCCCCGTCTCCACCGGCAAGGAAGGCCACTCCACGCCGACCGGCCGCTACAAGGTGCTGGAAAAGGACCCCAACCACCACTCGACCGAATACGGCGGCTTCTACAACGCCAAGGGAGACCTGCTGGAAGCCAACGCCACGCCGACGATGACGCCGCCGGAAGGCGCCCACTACGAACCCGCGCCGATGCCCAACTTCCTGCGGCTGACCTGGGACGGGGTGGGCCTCCACGCCGGCTACCTGCCCGGCTACGCCGCCTCCCACGGCTGCATCCGCCTGCCCAAGGGATTCTCCAAGGATCTCTACGACGCCGTCACCGTCGACACCCCCGTCGACATCGTTCCCTAA
- the ychF gene encoding redox-regulated ATPase YchF produces MLRAGIVGLPNVGKSTLFNAMTRTRKAQAANYPFCTIDPNVGVVTVPDPRLAFLSEMSKTQKTVPAVIEMVDIAGLVRGASQGEGLGNQFLSHIREVDAIVQVVRCFENDDIHHVSGSIDPLRDIEVITTELVLADLSSVQKRKERTAKTARGSGADAKDAKVELALLERLEPHLNEGKPALLLELSDTEKPIAKQLCLLTSKPTLFACNVAESELAQGDSQPMVQRVREYVKAHHATEAVVISAQIEADLIDLSEEEGAAFLKELGVPESGVGALIRATYHLLGLRTYFTTGEKETRAWTIHQGDTAPQAAGVIHSDFERGFIAAECVAYDALQSLGTMAKAKEAGKWRVEGKEYVVADGDVLEFRFNV; encoded by the coding sequence ATGTTGCGCGCCGGAATCGTCGGTCTCCCGAACGTCGGGAAAAGCACCCTCTTCAACGCCATGACCCGGACCCGCAAGGCCCAGGCGGCGAATTACCCCTTCTGCACCATCGACCCGAACGTCGGCGTCGTCACCGTGCCCGATCCGCGGCTGGCCTTCCTCTCCGAGATGTCGAAGACGCAGAAGACCGTCCCCGCCGTCATCGAGATGGTCGACATCGCCGGCCTGGTCCGCGGCGCCAGCCAGGGCGAAGGCCTCGGCAACCAGTTCCTCTCCCACATCCGGGAAGTCGACGCCATCGTCCAGGTCGTCCGCTGCTTCGAGAACGACGACATCCACCACGTCTCCGGCTCCATCGACCCCCTGCGCGACATCGAGGTCATCACCACCGAGCTGGTCCTGGCCGACCTCTCCAGCGTGCAAAAGCGCAAGGAGCGCACCGCCAAGACCGCCCGCGGCAGCGGCGCCGACGCGAAGGACGCCAAGGTGGAGCTGGCCCTCCTGGAACGGCTGGAACCCCACCTGAACGAGGGCAAGCCCGCCCTCCTCCTGGAACTTTCCGACACGGAAAAGCCGATCGCCAAACAGCTCTGCCTCCTCACCAGCAAGCCCACCCTCTTCGCCTGCAACGTGGCGGAGAGCGAGCTGGCCCAGGGCGACTCCCAGCCCATGGTCCAGCGCGTGCGCGAATACGTGAAGGCCCACCACGCCACGGAAGCCGTCGTCATCTCCGCCCAGATCGAGGCCGACCTCATCGACCTCTCCGAAGAGGAAGGGGCCGCCTTCCTCAAGGAACTCGGCGTGCCGGAATCGGGCGTCGGGGCGCTCATCCGCGCCACCTACCACCTGCTGGGCCTGCGCACCTACTTCACCACCGGGGAAAAGGAAACCCGCGCCTGGACCATCCACCAGGGGGACACCGCCCCGCAGGCCGCCGGCGTCATCCACTCCGACTTCGAGCGCGGCTTCATCGCCGCCGAATGCGTCGCCTACGACGCCCTCCAAAGCCTCGGCACCATGGCCAAGGCCAAGGAAGCCGGCAAATGGCGCGTGGAAGGGAAGGAATACGTCGTCGCGGACGGCGACGTCCTCGAATTCCGCTTCAACGTTTAG
- the gmd gene encoding GDP-mannose 4,6-dehydratase produces MKKAFITGITGQDGSYLAELLLQKGYEVHGLIRRASTFNTARLDDIYRDPHDAKARLFLHYGDLAEASSLSRLLQKIAPDEVYNLAAQSHVRVSFDSPEYTGDITGTGTVRLLEALRELDRPPRFYQASSSEMYGLVQEVPQKESTPFYPRSPYGCAKVFSYWLTVNYRESYGLHASNGILFNHESPRRGETFVTRKITRAVAAIKLGLQEKLFLGNLDAKRDWGYAKEYVEAMWLMLQQEKPDDYVIATGETHSVREFLEVAFQHAELDWKKHVEIDPRYYRPAEVELLIGDASKAKRQLGWEPKVKFEELTRLMVDADLEKLRNQLAGKVFHHGE; encoded by the coding sequence ATGAAAAAGGCGTTTATCACCGGCATCACGGGCCAGGACGGCTCCTACCTGGCGGAGCTGCTCCTGCAAAAGGGCTACGAGGTGCACGGCCTGATCCGCCGCGCCAGCACGTTCAACACCGCCCGCCTGGACGACATTTACCGGGACCCGCACGACGCCAAGGCCCGCCTCTTCCTCCACTACGGCGACCTGGCGGAGGCCAGCTCCCTTTCCCGCCTGCTGCAAAAGATCGCCCCGGACGAGGTCTACAACCTGGCCGCCCAGAGCCACGTCCGCGTCAGCTTCGACTCCCCGGAATACACCGGCGACATCACCGGCACGGGCACGGTCCGCCTGCTGGAAGCCCTCCGGGAGCTGGACCGGCCGCCGCGTTTCTACCAGGCCTCCTCCAGCGAGATGTACGGCCTGGTGCAGGAGGTGCCCCAGAAGGAGTCGACCCCCTTTTACCCCCGCAGCCCTTACGGCTGCGCCAAGGTGTTCAGCTACTGGCTGACGGTCAATTACCGGGAGTCTTACGGGCTGCACGCCTCCAACGGGATCCTCTTCAACCACGAGTCGCCCCGGCGCGGGGAGACGTTCGTGACGCGGAAGATCACCCGCGCGGTGGCCGCCATCAAGCTGGGCCTCCAGGAAAAGCTCTTCCTGGGCAACCTGGACGCCAAGCGGGACTGGGGCTACGCCAAGGAATACGTGGAGGCGATGTGGCTCATGCTCCAGCAGGAGAAGCCGGACGACTACGTCATCGCCACGGGGGAGACGCACTCCGTCCGGGAGTTTTTGGAGGTCGCCTTCCAGCACGCGGAACTTGATTGGAAGAAGCACGTCGAGATCGACCCGCGCTATTACCGGCCCGCCGAGGTGGAGCTGCTCATCGGTGACGCCTCCAAGGCCAAGCGCCAGCTCGGCTGGGAACCGAAGGTGAAGTTCGAGGAATTGACCCGCCTGATGGTCGACGCCGACTTGGAAAAATTACGCAACCAGTTGGCGGGCAAGGTTTTTCACCACGGCGAATAG
- a CDS encoding TolC family protein gives MCRRKPLSFAWIGALLLAGTLHAADLTPNEGGAGIVSTITPAPDVPVSPAPTVVSYPENQITARDENPDLVHPPVDGPSLSSRPVYTLRDCLDLALRQNPDLLIAKKGIEGAAGGVIEARAAFLPQLSTSGLYQKREQGTLTSTQQDPNLRDENWYVTLRLTENVFSAGENTSRMRMARLAQSSKMLGYQAAVDDVLLRVRLAYYELLLAQSNIEVRRQAVDLLDQQLKAEEDRYKAGLTSQTSVLRAQVSRANELPSLLEAENRLLNGYVKLSQLLNIPYQPSSSAPPFAVTGSLGYDPRAYSLADCLAKAVSSRPELRVQANNVESQEKQLIVDRSALLPRVDLFLGYDFTSDPARSDLNSYNDGYVAGVSGSWAIFDGLATTGRMRQTRAKIAAAKMSRTQARLGVEAEVRQAFNTLAQAASTVESQIKNVVQARESYVLSQASYEAGLATQLDVLQSRVDLTTAQTTEFQARYDYLAATANLQRALSSQFQIVNDNLPPPAPATEPLAAPSASAAPDQAQGPAQAPPQSAASGMAAPSFPPPSTPLPPLPTGADVPITGPAAIPALPPMPGPAPMPPPSLAPTPTSPMPTAPPPPSSVPSPLAPPGAAPSTPFGSSFGGYNR, from the coding sequence ATGTGTCGTCGAAAACCGCTTAGCTTCGCTTGGATCGGTGCGCTCCTGCTCGCCGGGACGCTCCATGCCGCCGACCTGACGCCGAACGAGGGCGGGGCGGGCATCGTCTCGACGATCACTCCCGCGCCCGACGTTCCGGTCTCCCCCGCGCCGACGGTCGTCTCCTATCCGGAGAATCAGATCACCGCCCGGGACGAGAACCCCGACCTGGTCCATCCCCCCGTCGACGGGCCGTCCCTCTCTTCCCGGCCGGTCTACACCCTGCGCGACTGCCTCGACTTGGCCCTGCGCCAAAACCCCGACCTCCTTATCGCCAAAAAGGGAATCGAGGGGGCCGCCGGCGGCGTCATCGAGGCGCGGGCCGCCTTCCTGCCGCAGCTCTCCACCTCCGGCCTCTACCAGAAGCGGGAGCAGGGCACCCTGACCAGCACCCAGCAGGACCCTAATCTCCGCGACGAGAACTGGTACGTCACCCTCCGCCTGACGGAGAACGTCTTTTCTGCCGGGGAAAACACCAGCCGGATGCGGATGGCCCGCCTGGCCCAGTCCTCCAAGATGCTCGGCTACCAGGCGGCGGTGGACGACGTGCTGCTCAGGGTCCGCCTGGCTTACTACGAGCTGCTCCTGGCGCAGTCCAACATCGAGGTGCGGCGGCAGGCCGTCGACCTCCTGGACCAGCAGCTCAAGGCGGAGGAGGACCGCTACAAGGCGGGCCTCACCAGCCAGACCAGCGTGCTCCGCGCCCAGGTCTCCCGCGCCAACGAGCTGCCCTCCCTCCTGGAGGCGGAGAACCGGCTGCTCAACGGCTACGTGAAGCTCAGCCAGCTCCTGAACATCCCCTACCAGCCCTCCTCCAGCGCGCCGCCCTTCGCCGTCACCGGCTCCCTCGGCTACGACCCGCGCGCCTACAGCCTGGCCGACTGCCTGGCCAAGGCCGTCTCCTCCCGCCCGGAGCTGCGCGTCCAGGCCAACAACGTGGAGAGCCAGGAAAAGCAGCTCATCGTCGACCGTTCCGCCCTCCTCCCCCGCGTCGACCTCTTCCTGGGCTACGACTTCACCAGCGACCCGGCCCGCAGCGACCTGAACAGCTACAACGACGGCTACGTGGCCGGCGTCTCCGGCAGCTGGGCCATCTTCGACGGCCTGGCCACCACCGGCCGCATGCGGCAGACGCGGGCGAAGATCGCCGCGGCCAAGATGAGCCGCACCCAGGCCCGCCTGGGGGTGGAGGCGGAGGTGCGCCAGGCCTTCAACACCCTGGCCCAGGCGGCCTCCACGGTGGAGTCCCAGATCAAGAACGTCGTCCAGGCGCGGGAGAGCTACGTCCTCTCCCAGGCCAGCTACGAGGCGGGCCTGGCCACCCAGCTCGACGTGCTGCAAAGCCGCGTCGACCTGACCACCGCGCAGACCACCGAGTTCCAGGCCCGTTACGACTACCTGGCCGCCACCGCCAACCTCCAGCGCGCCCTTTCCAGCCAGTTCCAGATCGTCAACGACAACCTCCCCCCGCCCGCTCCCGCCACGGAGCCCCTGGCCGCGCCTTCCGCCTCCGCCGCGCCGGACCAGGCCCAGGGCCCCGCTCAGGCCCCGCCGCAAAGCGCCGCCAGCGGCATGGCCGCCCCCTCCTTCCCGCCGCCCTCCACGCCGCTGCCGCCCCTGCCCACGGGGGCCGACGTTCCCATCACCGGCCCCGCCGCCATCCCCGCCCTGCCCCCCATGCCCGGCCCCGCGCCGATGCCGCCGCCCTCCCTCGCGCCGACGCCGACTTCCCCGATGCCCACGGCGCCCCCGCCGCCTTCCTCCGTCCCGTCGCCCCTGGCCCCGCCCGGCGCGGCGCCGTCGACGCCCTTCGGCTCTTCCTTCGGAGGCTACAACCGATGA
- a CDS encoding TolC family protein: MDYPTETAYALSHRPDLLALRQLIEAAKQDSEIVHAGYMPRIAFQADGQYIPQSSIQKSGTVVQAGNSTELTQVLFGPGYTWVPVDGGAIHGRAQQVDAGRDAYEIDLKRLEQDVPRQLKQVEAGLARAASALQGTEQNIALADRNLRQVEAQVQNGDLPQLDFLNAQSNLLQARFNRLNALLQNNIAIAQYDVITGRTLQFAEAPSPSAP, encoded by the coding sequence ATCGACTACCCGACGGAGACCGCCTACGCCCTCTCCCACCGGCCCGATCTCCTGGCCCTGCGCCAATTGATCGAGGCGGCCAAGCAGGACTCGGAAATCGTCCACGCCGGTTACATGCCGCGCATCGCCTTCCAGGCCGACGGGCAATACATCCCGCAAAGCTCGATCCAGAAGAGCGGCACCGTCGTCCAGGCGGGCAACAGCACGGAATTGACCCAGGTCCTCTTCGGCCCCGGCTACACCTGGGTGCCGGTCGACGGCGGCGCCATCCACGGCCGCGCGCAGCAGGTCGACGCCGGGCGGGACGCGTACGAGATCGACCTGAAGCGGCTGGAGCAGGACGTCCCGCGCCAGCTCAAGCAGGTGGAGGCCGGCCTGGCCCGCGCCGCCTCAGCCCTCCAGGGGACCGAGCAGAACATCGCCCTGGCCGACCGCAACCTGCGCCAGGTGGAGGCCCAGGTGCAGAACGGCGACCTGCCGCAGCTTGATTTTCTCAACGCCCAGAGCAATCTGTTGCAGGCCCGGTTCAACCGGCTCAACGCCTTGCTGCAAAACAACATCGCCATCGCCCAGTACGACGTGATCACCGGCCGCACCCTCCAGTTCGCCGAAGCCCCTTCTCCCAGCGCCCCATGA
- a CDS encoding efflux RND transporter periplasmic adaptor subunit — MTPIPPPVPVAPPSRPARKGWVPLLLLAAAAAGIAVWIYLSRPVVEVYRAQRGTAISAVYGTVKIQWTYSVGVRTQNDGYIQLANGISSGQASIGLHVKKGQLLATIVDEDNIRSLNQAKIDLQAAQARAAVGPADEGALRTAEDTLSRLEKLESLNAVSASQLQQARNDVRRYSDAVKGEQIELDQAVQTNRQNLKTLQDKLAKTDIRAPIDGVLTAVSNNDGELVSANSVLFTVAVNSTYVSGEVNEEDVGQIHEKMKAKVRLYSFPDNQFTATVTQILPYPDPASQRYTVILSLDNPPQNLMAGMTGEMNIIIGERPNAILIPTRAVVNRDKAYVVDHGMIKRREVEMGYHSMQTTEIVRGLREGEKVIIGDQDSYHSGERVRAIEINPDLDAK, encoded by the coding sequence ATGACCCCCATTCCTCCTCCCGTGCCCGTCGCCCCGCCGTCCCGGCCCGCCCGCAAGGGGTGGGTGCCCCTTCTGCTTCTGGCCGCCGCGGCGGCCGGCATCGCGGTTTGGATCTACCTTTCCCGGCCGGTGGTGGAGGTCTACCGCGCCCAGCGCGGCACCGCCATCTCCGCCGTCTACGGCACGGTGAAGATCCAGTGGACCTACTCCGTCGGCGTCCGCACGCAGAACGACGGCTACATCCAGCTGGCCAACGGCATCTCCTCCGGCCAGGCCTCCATCGGCCTCCACGTGAAGAAGGGCCAGCTCCTGGCCACCATCGTCGACGAGGACAACATCCGCAGCCTTAACCAGGCCAAGATCGACCTCCAGGCCGCCCAGGCCCGCGCCGCCGTCGGCCCCGCGGACGAGGGGGCCCTGCGCACGGCGGAGGACACCCTCTCCCGCCTGGAGAAGCTGGAGTCCCTCAACGCCGTCTCCGCCTCCCAGCTCCAGCAGGCCCGCAACGACGTGCGCCGCTATTCGGACGCGGTGAAGGGGGAGCAGATCGAGCTGGACCAGGCCGTGCAGACCAACCGGCAGAACCTCAAGACCCTGCAGGACAAGCTGGCCAAGACCGACATCCGCGCCCCCATCGACGGCGTGCTGACCGCCGTCTCCAACAACGACGGCGAGCTGGTCAGCGCCAACAGCGTCCTCTTCACCGTGGCGGTCAACAGCACCTACGTCAGCGGCGAGGTGAACGAGGAGGACGTCGGCCAGATCCACGAGAAAATGAAGGCCAAGGTCCGCCTCTATTCCTTCCCGGACAACCAGTTCACCGCCACCGTCACGCAGATCCTGCCCTACCCCGACCCGGCCAGCCAGCGCTACACCGTCATCCTGAGCCTGGACAACCCGCCGCAGAACCTCATGGCGGGCATGACCGGGGAGATGAACATCATCATCGGCGAGCGGCCCAACGCCATTCTCATCCCCACCCGCGCGGTGGTGAACCGGGACAAGGCCTACGTCGTCGACCACGGCATGATCAAGCGCCGGGAGGTCGAGATGGGCTACCACAGCATGCAGACGACGGAGATCGTCCGCGGCCTGCGGGAGGGGGAGAAGGTCATCATCGGCGACCAGGACTCCTACCACAGCGGGGAGCGGGTGCGCGCGATCGAGATCAACCCCGACCTGGACGCCAAGTAG
- a CDS encoding ABC transporter permease, whose product MKPSLYIALRFTAARKRALTMSLSGVVLGVAFFISTQAQTEGFEQFFIDTVLGSSGAIVVSDRFQNRYSSMLDGEKAKAQDVDTDGDGVADRRGPAMVAVSGQQPRKYYSGLSNPNLLLRTVQEYNGVVAVAPVVEGNVTARTDFKDEVIKLDGIDLEAHLRATSLGGQIVQGSIERFRRKPYGIMMGALIADKLQVKIGDILYLTGAAGTRPFSLEAVFQTGINVIDETRGYVHKPAAQSIMKMPYAVSTAIVRLRDPDRAPELAVQLESQLSHRARSWQEREQGNLAVFRTLRLSAAITVSLIILLAGFGIFNILTMTVLNKVREIAILRSMGYRRSDIQNIFLFQGLIVASIGSLLGCVLGAILTFGMSRIPVKIRGIIHADYFVVAWSWRHYVMAAVIAFASVLIASYFPARRAASLPPVDTLRGSGQ is encoded by the coding sequence GTGAAGCCTTCCCTGTACATCGCCCTCCGGTTCACCGCCGCGCGGAAGCGCGCGCTGACCATGAGCCTTTCCGGCGTCGTCCTCGGCGTCGCCTTCTTCATTTCCACCCAGGCGCAGACGGAGGGCTTCGAGCAGTTCTTCATCGACACCGTGCTGGGCAGCTCCGGCGCCATCGTCGTCAGCGACCGCTTCCAGAACCGCTACTCCTCCATGCTGGACGGGGAGAAGGCCAAGGCCCAGGACGTCGACACGGACGGGGACGGCGTGGCCGACCGCCGGGGGCCCGCCATGGTGGCGGTCAGCGGCCAGCAGCCGCGCAAGTATTACAGCGGCCTTTCCAACCCCAACCTCCTCCTGCGCACGGTGCAGGAATACAACGGCGTCGTCGCCGTCGCCCCCGTGGTGGAGGGGAACGTCACCGCCCGCACCGACTTCAAGGACGAGGTGATCAAGCTCGACGGCATCGACCTGGAGGCCCACCTCCGCGCCACCAGCCTGGGCGGCCAGATCGTCCAGGGCTCCATCGAGCGCTTCCGCCGCAAGCCCTACGGCATCATGATGGGCGCCCTCATCGCCGACAAGTTGCAGGTGAAAATCGGCGACATCCTCTACCTCACCGGCGCGGCGGGGACGCGGCCTTTCAGCCTGGAGGCCGTCTTCCAGACCGGCATCAACGTCATCGACGAGACGCGCGGCTACGTCCACAAGCCCGCCGCCCAGAGCATCATGAAGATGCCCTACGCCGTCTCCACCGCCATCGTCCGCCTGCGCGACCCGGACCGCGCGCCGGAGCTGGCCGTGCAGCTGGAAAGCCAGCTCTCCCACCGCGCGCGCTCCTGGCAGGAGCGGGAGCAGGGGAACCTGGCCGTCTTCCGCACCCTGCGCCTCTCCGCCGCCATCACCGTCTCCCTCATCATCCTCCTGGCCGGCTTCGGCATCTTCAACATCCTGACCATGACGGTGCTCAACAAGGTGCGGGAAATCGCCATCCTCCGCTCCATGGGCTACCGCCGGAGCGACATCCAGAACATCTTCCTCTTCCAGGGGCTCATCGTCGCCAGCATCGGCTCCCTCCTCGGCTGCGTTCTGGGGGCGATCCTCACCTTCGGCATGTCGCGCATCCCGGTGAAGATCCGCGGCATCATCCACGCGGACTACTTCGTCGTCGCCTGGTCGTGGCGCCACTACGTCATGGCGGCGGTCATCGCCTTTGCCTCCGTGCTCATCGCCAGCTACTTCCCGGCCCGCCGCGCCGCCTCCCTGCCGCCCGTCGACACCCTGCGCGGCTCCGGGCAATAA
- a CDS encoding ABC transporter ATP-binding protein, producing MDSLPCLTCVNLERWLGQEESRVHVLRGVSLTLEPGSVHAIVGPSGCGKSSLLYLLGLLDTPDAGEIWIGQSPVWTLDDRSASLKRNELIGFVFQFHFLLEDFTAEENVMIPMRQLGHLSEQAMRERARHLLGEVGLAAKAARPSRHLSGGEQQRVAIARSLANDPTVLLADEPTGNLDSVNSERIFNLLTRLVHEQQKALLLVTHNPAIAERCDWVHEMKDGLIVQTTRNENVVSGRR from the coding sequence ATGGATTCCCTGCCCTGTCTCACCTGCGTCAACCTGGAGCGCTGGCTCGGCCAGGAGGAGTCCCGCGTCCACGTCCTGCGCGGCGTCTCCCTGACCCTGGAGCCGGGGAGCGTCCACGCCATCGTCGGCCCCTCCGGCTGCGGGAAAAGCTCCCTCCTCTACCTGCTGGGCCTCCTGGACACGCCGGACGCGGGGGAGATCTGGATCGGCCAAAGCCCGGTTTGGACGCTCGACGACCGCTCCGCCTCCCTCAAGCGGAACGAGCTGATCGGCTTTGTCTTCCAGTTCCACTTTCTCCTGGAAGACTTCACGGCGGAGGAGAACGTCATGATCCCGATGCGGCAGCTCGGCCATCTTTCCGAGCAGGCGATGCGGGAGCGCGCCCGGCATCTCCTGGGGGAGGTCGGCCTGGCGGCCAAGGCGGCCCGTCCCAGCCGCCACCTTTCCGGCGGCGAGCAGCAGCGCGTCGCCATTGCCCGCTCCCTGGCGAACGATCCCACCGTGCTCCTGGCGGACGAGCCGACCGGCAACCTCGATTCGGTCAACTCCGAGCGCATCTTCAACCTGCTCACCCGCCTGGTGCACGAGCAGCAGAAGGCCCTTCTCCTCGTGACGCACAACCCCGCCATCGCCGAGCGGTGCGACTGGGTGCACGAGATGAAGGACGGACTTATTGTGCAGACGACCCGCAATGAAAACGTGGTTTCGGGAAGGCGTTGA